A DNA window from Haliovirga abyssi contains the following coding sequences:
- a CDS encoding STAS domain-containing protein translates to MKVSYSEDKKKKVTIVKIDGEVDVYTSISLKKELNKLLEDNKNRLLINLEKVSYMDSSGLGVLVAMLKKSRKEKGNLKITNLTESIRKIFELTRLNKFFEIFNTEAEGLKSFD, encoded by the coding sequence AGAAAGTTACTATTGTAAAGATAGATGGTGAAGTTGATGTATATACTTCGATATCTTTGAAAAAAGAGCTTAATAAATTATTAGAAGATAATAAAAATAGACTTTTAATAAATTTAGAAAAAGTATCTTATATGGACAGTTCAGGTCTTGGGGTTTTAGTAGCAATGTTAAAGAAGAGCAGAAAAGAAAAAGGAAATTTAAAAATAACAAATTTAACAGAGAGTATAAGAAAAATATTCGAATTAACAAGATTAAATAAATTTTTTGAAATTTTTAACACAGAAGCAGAAGGGTTGAAAAGTTTTGACTAG